A genomic segment from Kyrpidia tusciae DSM 2912 encodes:
- a CDS encoding helicase-related protein, whose protein sequence is MASRPKDYPIDTPAQNQGLRAHEWRYSYRTSSTLIDGRPLNMLHDFYIPALKCAKEYDRVAGYFRSTSLAAASRGFSAFVGRGGRMRLIVGADLEPEDVKAVLEGDARRLENRLGEALEGEERWPDEVRNGVTLLAWMVAHGHLELKVALRVHRDTGEPLPFDSVEDGYVHEKWFILRDEFGNRLYGSGSLNESKTALALNAENIDVHCDWWEGQDRRRVEEAEADFHNLWEGDPKSLRVMPLPEAVQKRLVRFAEHVKRPVEVDGTSAAQEPEEASPSALERLQFAVLRDGPKMPGGRRVGMETAPVAPWPHQAVVVERLVETWPYSHLLCDEVGLGKTIEAGLAFRSLYLSGLAKRILVAAPAGLTIQWQRQMASKMLMSFGRVQTGSRLSYEYIFPEERRVTVESMFEGDLLIVSTGLMARNWARELDQAPRFDVILVDEAHMARRKNPSKGPGVHPDYGNLYNAVKSHLRPRAEALWLATATPMQIHPVEVCDLLALTNRVGAFQFDPALTLEYYNVLGSLIEEKELNQWQWEFLRRAVKAVRHQDPWLWNFIQKYVIDSRIQSVARRWLEEKQPPRGRDRQRMLRLMFAASPLARVMMRHTRKLLEEYRDRGELADNLARRRVSPVEPVSFEPSEARIYKQLQQYSRGLAKRLGGSGGGAGRQMVSFLLSFLRLRFASSFYAFEQTLKRRLHKVEFTLHAHAAGEAGNGETGDSVSLEEAVTESEIEDDDAAVVALLKDRTKEDLEWERSQLKAMLKALGDLQGPSSKMKRLLGILNGRKDPVSGRFRQTVIFTRFYDTLRDILSHLRQAAPRMRIGTYSGKGAEWFAPDAGGRGEADREEIKERFLQGEIDILLCTDAAAEGLNLQTADMLINFDLGWNPMKIEQRIGRIDRIGQRHPEIFVVNLCYAGSEEEVVYGRLLQRLEQANLVVGPQQMSLLPVQPDEFHDLAEGKLDISELEKRLRDRLEKQRQQEQTMQIDPKDLYDIYQSLVKEQERRRIPVDLDAIWEALSGSAYLRKLGCSVREVAGEPVLMVPRLDGIGGPGWLTASRQLYDTGLPEREAGERVPLHFASYGDPVFEALLDHMEQHELPGCIKRLAVSSRSLPDVSLVGYAVLSKGKDGMSIPILVQGWEDLKGITLAENEVLTEADVEPLRETLRRRAEEEFRDTGAAQRYERYNERVGHLQEWLNDRVAYDLLQAKGLSRGGKSGFSALVESIAELCESREKLLVTDLPADILLRFRDDLLFDSGVIPSSAAKADVEVPCLMVRAAVDAMNRVASSMKQRWSELSWKTVAARLQRDAIEKEKLL, encoded by the coding sequence ATGGCGAGCCGGCCAAAGGATTATCCAATCGACACACCTGCCCAGAATCAGGGATTACGGGCCCACGAATGGCGGTACAGTTACCGAACCTCCTCCACCCTCATCGACGGGCGGCCCCTGAACATGCTCCATGATTTTTACATTCCCGCCCTGAAATGCGCGAAGGAGTACGACCGGGTGGCGGGGTATTTTCGCTCCACGTCCTTGGCGGCAGCCTCCCGGGGATTCTCCGCCTTTGTGGGGCGGGGCGGCAGAATGCGCCTGATTGTCGGCGCTGACCTGGAGCCGGAAGATGTGAAGGCGGTGCTGGAGGGGGATGCCCGCAGGCTGGAAAATCGGCTGGGGGAGGCCTTGGAAGGGGAGGAGCGATGGCCCGACGAGGTTCGCAACGGTGTGACGCTCCTGGCTTGGATGGTGGCTCATGGGCATCTGGAGCTGAAGGTGGCCCTGCGCGTGCATCGGGATACCGGGGAGCCCCTCCCGTTTGATTCAGTGGAAGACGGCTATGTGCACGAAAAATGGTTCATCCTCCGGGACGAATTCGGGAATCGGTTGTACGGCAGCGGCAGTCTGAACGAATCGAAGACGGCGCTGGCGTTAAACGCCGAGAACATCGATGTCCACTGCGATTGGTGGGAGGGGCAGGACCGTAGGCGGGTGGAAGAAGCCGAGGCGGATTTTCACAATCTGTGGGAGGGGGACCCGAAGAGTCTGCGGGTCATGCCATTGCCCGAAGCGGTCCAGAAGCGGTTGGTCCGCTTCGCGGAACACGTCAAAAGACCCGTGGAAGTGGACGGGACCTCGGCGGCCCAAGAACCGGAGGAGGCCTCGCCGTCCGCGTTGGAACGGCTCCAATTCGCCGTGCTTCGCGACGGTCCCAAGATGCCCGGAGGCCGTCGGGTGGGGATGGAGACGGCTCCGGTCGCTCCCTGGCCCCACCAGGCGGTGGTCGTGGAGCGCTTGGTGGAGACGTGGCCCTATTCTCACCTGTTGTGCGATGAAGTGGGGCTTGGGAAGACCATTGAGGCGGGTCTTGCTTTTCGTTCGTTGTACCTGTCCGGTCTGGCGAAGCGGATCCTCGTCGCCGCGCCGGCAGGGCTGACGATCCAGTGGCAGCGGCAGATGGCCTCGAAGATGTTGATGAGTTTCGGCCGAGTCCAGACGGGGTCCCGCCTGTCCTACGAATATATCTTTCCCGAGGAACGCCGGGTGACGGTGGAGTCGATGTTTGAAGGGGATCTGCTCATCGTCTCAACCGGACTGATGGCCCGGAATTGGGCGCGAGAGCTGGATCAGGCCCCTCGCTTTGACGTGATTCTGGTGGATGAAGCCCATATGGCCCGCAGGAAAAACCCGTCCAAAGGGCCGGGTGTACATCCCGACTATGGGAACCTGTACAACGCCGTCAAGAGTCACCTGCGGCCCCGGGCCGAGGCTTTGTGGCTCGCCACCGCCACCCCCATGCAAATTCACCCGGTGGAAGTGTGCGATCTGTTGGCCCTGACCAACCGAGTCGGGGCGTTTCAGTTCGATCCGGCGCTGACACTGGAGTACTACAATGTTCTGGGCTCATTGATCGAGGAGAAAGAGCTCAATCAGTGGCAGTGGGAGTTTCTGCGCCGGGCGGTGAAAGCCGTTCGACATCAAGATCCCTGGTTGTGGAACTTTATCCAAAAATATGTGATCGACAGCCGGATTCAGAGCGTCGCCCGGCGCTGGCTGGAGGAGAAGCAGCCCCCCAGGGGTCGCGATCGGCAGCGGATGCTCCGCCTGATGTTCGCCGCTTCCCCCTTGGCCCGGGTGATGATGCGCCACACCCGGAAACTTCTGGAGGAGTATCGGGATCGCGGCGAGTTGGCGGACAATCTCGCCAGGCGGCGGGTGTCGCCGGTGGAACCGGTATCTTTTGAGCCCTCGGAGGCGCGGATCTACAAGCAGCTTCAGCAATACAGCCGGGGCTTGGCCAAGCGGTTGGGCGGATCGGGCGGAGGTGCGGGCAGGCAGATGGTGAGTTTTCTGCTGAGCTTTTTGCGCCTTCGGTTTGCTTCGAGTTTCTACGCTTTTGAGCAAACCCTGAAGCGGCGTCTGCACAAGGTCGAGTTCACGTTGCACGCTCACGCGGCGGGAGAAGCGGGGAACGGGGAAACCGGGGATTCGGTCTCATTGGAGGAGGCAGTTACTGAGTCGGAGATTGAGGATGACGATGCCGCGGTGGTGGCGCTGCTCAAAGACCGGACCAAAGAGGATCTGGAGTGGGAGCGGTCTCAACTGAAGGCCATGTTGAAGGCCCTGGGTGATTTGCAGGGGCCTTCTTCAAAAATGAAGCGGCTCCTTGGAATTCTGAATGGCCGAAAAGATCCCGTCTCGGGGAGATTCCGGCAGACGGTGATTTTTACGCGGTTTTATGACACTCTCCGGGATATTCTCTCGCATCTGCGGCAGGCGGCGCCGCGGATGCGCATCGGCACCTACTCCGGGAAAGGGGCGGAGTGGTTTGCGCCGGATGCCGGGGGTCGGGGCGAGGCCGACCGGGAAGAAATCAAAGAACGATTCCTGCAAGGTGAGATCGATATCCTGTTGTGCACCGACGCGGCGGCCGAGGGCCTGAACCTCCAAACGGCCGACATGCTCATCAATTTTGACCTCGGATGGAACCCGATGAAAATCGAACAGCGCATCGGCCGGATCGACCGAATCGGCCAACGCCACCCGGAAATCTTTGTGGTCAATTTGTGTTATGCCGGAAGCGAAGAAGAGGTCGTTTACGGGCGGTTGCTGCAGCGCCTGGAACAGGCCAATCTTGTCGTGGGTCCTCAGCAAATGTCCCTGTTGCCGGTACAGCCGGATGAGTTTCACGATCTGGCGGAAGGCAAACTCGACATATCGGAATTGGAGAAGCGGCTGAGGGACCGGTTAGAAAAGCAGCGCCAGCAGGAGCAAACGATGCAGATCGATCCAAAAGATCTTTATGACATCTACCAAAGTCTGGTTAAGGAGCAGGAGCGCCGGCGTATACCCGTGGATTTGGACGCCATTTGGGAGGCGCTGAGCGGGTCGGCATATCTGCGGAAACTGGGCTGTTCGGTCCGGGAAGTCGCAGGAGAACCGGTATTGATGGTTCCAAGGCTTGACGGGATCGGAGGTCCCGGGTGGCTCACCGCGTCGCGTCAACTGTATGATACCGGCTTGCCGGAGCGGGAGGCGGGAGAACGAGTCCCTCTTCATTTTGCCTCTTACGGCGATCCTGTGTTTGAGGCCCTGCTTGACCACATGGAGCAACACGAACTGCCGGGTTGCATCAAACGTTTGGCCGTCTCGAGTCGGTCCCTGCCCGATGTGTCCCTGGTGGGTTATGCGGTTTTGTCCAAAGGGAAAGACGGCATGTCCATACCGATTCTCGTGCAGGGTTGGGAGGACCTAAAGGGGATCACTTTGGCGGAAAATGAGGTTTTGACCGAAGCGGACGTGGAGCCTCTGCGCGAAACCCTCAGGCGCAGGGCTGAGGAGGAATTTCGGGATACCGGGGCAGCACAGCGCTACGAACGGTACAATGAGCGAGTGGGGCATCTACAGGAGTGGCTCAATGATCGAGTGGCGTACGATCTTCTTCAGGCCAAGGGGCTCTCTCGCGGAGGGAAAAGCGGATTTTCAGCATTGGTCGAGTCGATCGCAGAGCTATGCGAGAGCCGGGAGAAGCTCCTGGTGACCGATTTGCCCGCCGATATCCTTCTCCGCTTCCGTGACGACCTGTTGTTTGACTCTGGAGTGATTCCGAGCTCCGCGGCAAAGGCCGATGTGGAGGTTCCCTGCCTCATGGTCCGGGCGGCAGTGGATGCCATGAACCGCGTCGCCTCCAGCATGAAGCAGCGATGGAGCGAGCTGTCTTGGAAGACGGTCGCCGCGCGGCTGCAGAGGGACGCCATCGAAAAAGAAAAACTTCTGTAA
- a CDS encoding DUF1156 domain-containing protein, with protein sequence MAKVVTGTDRRLIEAGFPCHQVGAETQRERGASSALPPLYFLHVWWARRPLTPSRAAILASLLPAGTDPDWFLRQLGIEKVQAMVNGEPWTLDEKMAGRVSFDHEGAEFLVADDMVLRALENEQARRLSNLKMIATLKEKNPSLAKDYILNRWEKENRVLVAQSIRIGQRLPVVRSRGDPYWAKQRIEWENASGIRTKEDKYGYPRAYTQAQCVEVPTDQQLTIFDPTAGGGSIPFEALRLGHKVIANDLNPVAAVILYATLDYPLRFGPGLVNDIEHWGRKLRERLVRRISGLFPESPLPEDAGDTLKKSLENCLETDSSSFDKEELDAFLYCRQVTCPHCGGEAPLLNTCWLSKEGEKWGVRIVPDGRSRDGTVRFEPYRLIGDRGPQGEDPNFATVEGGVGLCIHCRQAISAEEIKAQARGESPLGRWKDRLYCVVAVRRQPKLDKNGQPQRYRSGAKAGEIKTEKVRFFRAPNERDLEALAEAERMLAEHWPEWEKQGLIPTEKFPEGNDMRPVIYGMTRWCDLFTPRQLLGHLILVEELNRLKPEILKELGEERGRAVVTYLQFVIDKGVDYNSKQTRWHYNRGVLINTFGRHDFSLKWTFGEMIFTGPNSGAAWALSQVTDAYAGIADLVEPLHEQLYGSAPPVTIRCGTAAHTELSDRSVDLVCMDPPYYNNVQYAELSDYFYVWQRRTLQDLYPEIFRRRLTNKTDEAVANPARDGSVAEAKRAYERSMAEVFAECRRVLRDDGIMTLMFTHRDQQAWEVLTRSLIETGWTITSSLPVESESSESTHQKDKAAAASSIFLTCRKRVENQDTPATWLGFGGTGVAQRIREAVREGLEEFSVLRLNPVDEMVACYGRALQVLSENWPVMDGDEPVSPIRAMNEASAVVAQYQVNRMTQGRLKVDDLNPEAAMAVTLYGIFGLAEFPYDEALSLSRSLNIRLESKAAGYRIEGRMIGVNDEQGGRRGRPKAGEEVGYFAPLVRRGSKLRLARPEERSSKRLEEPLTEWDLLHGLIMAYREGDIPVARAYLAGHAGGKAGVVLDLVSVWAAQASEEGPRKEAEAILFGLK encoded by the coding sequence GGTTGTGACGGGAACGGACCGGCGATTGATCGAAGCGGGTTTTCCGTGCCATCAGGTGGGGGCGGAGACCCAGAGGGAGCGCGGGGCTAGCTCGGCACTCCCGCCGCTTTATTTTCTGCACGTCTGGTGGGCGAGGCGGCCCCTCACCCCGAGCCGGGCGGCGATTCTGGCGTCTTTGTTGCCGGCGGGCACCGATCCGGACTGGTTCTTGCGGCAGCTCGGGATCGAGAAGGTGCAGGCGATGGTCAACGGGGAGCCGTGGACGCTGGATGAGAAGATGGCGGGACGAGTTTCGTTTGACCATGAAGGCGCTGAGTTTCTTGTAGCGGATGATATGGTTTTGCGAGCGTTGGAAAACGAACAAGCCCGTCGACTGTCGAACTTAAAGATGATCGCCACTTTAAAAGAAAAGAACCCCTCTTTAGCAAAGGACTACATACTAAACCGATGGGAAAAAGAGAATCGTGTATTGGTTGCTCAGTCCATTAGAATTGGGCAACGTTTACCCGTCGTAAGATCTCGTGGTGACCCCTATTGGGCTAAACAGCGTATCGAATGGGAAAATGCCTCAGGGATACGAACCAAAGAGGATAAGTACGGCTATCCCCGTGCTTATACACAGGCCCAATGTGTTGAAGTACCAACGGATCAGCAACTTACAATTTTTGATCCAACTGCCGGAGGTGGATCTATCCCTTTCGAAGCGTTGCGGCTCGGGCATAAAGTGATTGCAAATGATCTAAATCCGGTCGCGGCCGTCATCTTGTATGCCACTCTGGATTACCCTTTGAGATTTGGTCCAGGTCTCGTTAACGATATTGAGCATTGGGGACGCAAACTACGTGAAAGATTGGTCCGCAGGATAAGTGGTTTATTTCCTGAATCTCCACTGCCAGAAGACGCAGGTGACACACTCAAAAAATCTCTGGAGAACTGCCTGGAAACAGATAGTTCTTCCTTCGACAAGGAAGAACTAGATGCGTTTCTCTATTGCCGCCAAGTAACCTGCCCGCATTGCGGCGGGGAGGCACCGCTGCTCAACACCTGTTGGCTGTCGAAGGAGGGCGAGAAGTGGGGAGTTCGGATCGTCCCGGATGGCCGCAGTCGTGATGGAACGGTTCGGTTCGAACCCTACCGCTTGATCGGAGACAGGGGTCCGCAAGGAGAAGATCCGAATTTTGCCACTGTAGAGGGTGGGGTGGGGCTTTGTATCCACTGTCGCCAGGCGATCTCGGCCGAGGAGATCAAAGCCCAGGCGCGGGGCGAATCGCCGCTGGGGCGGTGGAAAGATCGGCTGTACTGTGTTGTGGCGGTGCGACGGCAGCCGAAGCTGGATAAGAATGGCCAACCCCAACGCTACAGAAGCGGTGCCAAGGCCGGGGAGATCAAGACGGAGAAAGTGCGGTTCTTCCGGGCGCCCAACGAGCGCGATTTGGAAGCGCTGGCGGAAGCGGAACGGATGTTGGCAGAGCACTGGCCGGAGTGGGAGAAGCAGGGGTTGATCCCGACGGAAAAATTTCCTGAGGGCAATGACATGCGCCCGGTCATCTATGGGATGACCCGCTGGTGCGATCTGTTTACTCCCCGGCAGCTTTTGGGTCATTTGATTCTCGTTGAGGAACTCAACCGCCTCAAGCCGGAGATTCTGAAGGAGCTCGGAGAAGAGCGCGGCCGGGCGGTGGTTACGTATTTGCAGTTCGTGATTGATAAAGGAGTTGACTATAACAGTAAACAAACAAGGTGGCATTATAATCGAGGTGTGTTGATTAACACTTTTGGGCGCCACGATTTTTCGCTGAAATGGACCTTCGGAGAAATGATTTTTACCGGCCCGAATTCTGGTGCAGCCTGGGCATTGTCTCAGGTGACAGATGCCTATGCGGGTATTGCGGACCTAGTCGAGCCTCTCCATGAACAATTGTATGGTTCAGCGCCACCTGTAACCATTCGCTGCGGTACCGCTGCACACACTGAGTTGTCCGATCGCTCTGTGGACCTGGTCTGTATGGACCCGCCCTATTACAACAACGTTCAGTATGCCGAGCTCTCCGATTATTTCTACGTGTGGCAGCGCCGAACGCTTCAAGACCTTTACCCAGAAATTTTCCGTAGACGCCTGACCAACAAAACGGATGAGGCGGTGGCTAACCCGGCGAGGGACGGTTCTGTTGCGGAAGCCAAACGAGCATATGAGCGCTCTATGGCGGAAGTATTTGCAGAATGCAGGCGCGTTCTTAGAGATGACGGCATAATGACTCTCATGTTTACCCACAGGGACCAACAGGCCTGGGAAGTGTTGACGCGCTCTTTGATTGAAACAGGGTGGACCATTACCTCTTCTCTCCCCGTAGAATCGGAGTCATCGGAATCGACTCATCAAAAAGATAAAGCCGCGGCCGCCAGCTCCATCTTCCTCACCTGCCGGAAGCGCGTCGAGAATCAGGATACCCCCGCCACCTGGTTGGGGTTCGGGGGCACCGGAGTGGCCCAACGGATCCGAGAGGCGGTGCGGGAAGGCTTGGAGGAGTTTTCTGTCCTCCGACTGAACCCTGTGGATGAGATGGTGGCCTGTTACGGGCGGGCGCTTCAGGTGCTGTCTGAAAACTGGCCCGTGATGGACGGGGACGAGCCCGTCAGCCCGATCCGGGCGATGAACGAAGCCAGCGCGGTGGTGGCCCAGTACCAAGTGAACCGGATGACCCAAGGGCGGCTGAAGGTGGATGATTTAAACCCGGAAGCGGCCATGGCGGTGACCTTGTACGGGATTTTTGGCCTGGCGGAATTTCCCTATGATGAAGCGCTGAGTCTCTCCCGATCCCTGAACATTCGTCTGGAAAGTAAGGCGGCGGGGTACCGGATCGAGGGGAGAATGATTGGGGTGAACGATGAGCAGGGCGGCCGACGGGGCCGGCCGAAGGCGGGAGAAGAGGTGGGCTACTTTGCGCCCTTGGTGCGAAGGGGGTCAAAACTGCGCCTGGCCCGGCCGGAGGAGCGCAGTTCGAAGCGGCTCGAAGAACCGCTGACCGAATGGGATCTGCTTCACGGCCTGATCATGGCTTATCGGGAAGGGGATATCCCCGTGGCCCGGGCATACCTGGCCGGGCACGCCGGAGGAAAGGCCGGGGTTGTGCTCGACCTGGTCTCGGTGTGGGCGGCCCAGGCCTCTGAGGAGGGACCGCGCAAAGAGGCCGAGGCCATCCTTTTTGGCTTGAAATAA